The proteins below come from a single Necator americanus strain Aroian chromosome V, whole genome shotgun sequence genomic window:
- a CDS encoding hypothetical protein (NECATOR_CHRV.G20851.T1), producing MISMYKTLYDGRTYFVYWLPDPKVLGVCNGVNEVYESAVSEKDRAEFVNVSESILPTIWRENMFNKAFIVSSISSDSHCTITFGTKRSLTLAINNDPLRLSFIMEEMLKCIESLTDDQNKKQKKRTPTVVPVKRRKPAAKGIKWEED from the exons ATGATTTCTATGTATAAAACGTTGTACGATGGTCGTACTTACTTTGTGTACTGGTTACCGGATCCGAAAGTGTTAG GTGTCTGCAATGGTGTCAACGAGGTTTATGAGTCAGCTGTCAGCGAAAAAGATCGCGCTGAGTTTGTCAATGTAAGCGAATCGATACTTCCAACCATATGGAG AGAGAATATGTTCAACAAAGCCTTCATTGTTTCTTCCATATCTTCTGATTCGCACTGCACGATCACATTTGGCACAAAAAGATCTCTTACTCTTGCTATTAATAACG ACCCTCTTCGTTTGAGCTTCATTATGGAAGAGATGCTGAAGTGTATAGAG AGCCTGACAGATGACCAAaacaagaagcagaagaag AGAACTCCTACCGTCGTTCCTGTAAAGCGAAGAAAACCTGCTGCAAAAGGTATTAAATGGGAAGAGGACTGA